Proteins from one Thermococcus sp. genomic window:
- a CDS encoding transcriptional regulator — MSEPDIFYILGNKVRRDLLSHLTCTECYFSFLSSKVSVSSTAVAKHLKIMEREGILKSYEREGPFIGPARKYYNIAISRTYVTTVTPNLFWYRGLDLGEFSFEKTEIDLTHIPLEHESLLQMVNSFLELTSELEKILQALQAVESRRDRLMKELKERYLQEIGDMTQLAILHYLLLAGEATIEDLSDRLNLKEREVLVKAQELDKFIPLIIKDGAIKIDEEKLKQKLGGV; from the coding sequence ATGAGTGAACCCGACATCTTTTACATACTGGGGAACAAGGTGAGGCGCGATCTGCTCAGCCACCTCACCTGTACGGAGTGCTACTTCAGCTTCCTCAGCAGCAAGGTTAGCGTGTCCTCAACGGCGGTGGCGAAGCACCTTAAAATCATGGAGCGCGAGGGCATACTGAAATCCTACGAGAGGGAAGGACCTTTCATAGGGCCCGCCAGGAAGTACTACAACATAGCCATCTCAAGGACTTACGTCACGACGGTGACGCCGAACCTCTTCTGGTACAGGGGGCTCGATCTTGGAGAATTCTCATTCGAGAAGACAGAGATTGACCTGACGCACATACCCCTGGAGCACGAGAGCCTTCTCCAGATGGTCAACTCCTTCCTTGAGCTGACATCGGAGCTTGAAAAGATACTCCAGGCACTTCAGGCGGTGGAAAGCAGACGCGACAGGCTCATGAAGGAGCTCAAGGAGCGCTACCTCCAGGAGATAGGTGACATGACCCAGCTGGCGATACTGCACTACCTCCTGCTGGCCGGCGAGGCCACCATCGAGGACCTGAGCGACAGGCTTAACCTCAAGGAGAGGGAGGTTCTCGTGAAGGCCCAGGAACTGGACAAATTCATACCGTTAATAATAAAAGACGGAGCCATCAAAATCGACGAGGAAAAGCTGAAACAAAAGCTTGGCGGTGTCTAA
- a CDS encoding DUF362 domain-containing protein, with translation MPEKIRVVVNEDKCYLCGGCAGVCPTLAINVSASRWEFFQDKCISCRICISACPVGALSGEPLEVGE, from the coding sequence ATGCCGGAGAAAATAAGGGTCGTGGTTAACGAGGACAAGTGCTATCTCTGCGGCGGCTGTGCTGGAGTCTGTCCCACGCTCGCAATAAACGTAAGCGCCTCAAGGTGGGAGTTCTTCCAGGACAAGTGCATCTCCTGCAGGATATGCATCAGTGCCTGTCCAGTGGGTGCTCTCAGCGGTGAACCCCTGGAGGTGGGAGAGTGA